The Rhododendron vialii isolate Sample 1 chromosome 5a, ASM3025357v1 genome contains a region encoding:
- the LOC131325273 gene encoding perakine reductase-like isoform X3: MAAEVEIPKVNLGAQGLQVSKLGYGCMGLTGIYNSPVPEEDGIAILKHAFSKGITFFDTSDIYGADHANEKLVGKALKQLPREKIQLATKFGVVKIDQTGMVVKGTAEYVRSCCEASLKRLDVDYIDLYYVHRIDKSVPIEETMGELKKLVEEGKIRYIGLSEASPNTIRRAHAVHPITSVQMEYSLLTRDIEEEIIPICRELGIGIVPYSPTGRGFFGGKAVVGSLPANSSLQSHPRFTGQNLENNKIFYIRIEELAKKHGCSPVQLALAWVLQGDDMVPIPGTTKIKNLDENIGALGVKLTKDDAQQISDAVPILEVAGPRTYESFLHVSYHFADTPLPKDVK; this comes from the exons atggCTGCTGAAGTCGAGATCCCGAAAGTGAATCTGGGAGCCCAGGGACTTCAG GTCTCAAAATTGGGTTATGGCTGTATGGGGCTCACCGGAATCTACAATTCTCCAGTCCCTGAAGAAGATGGCATCGCCATCCTTAAGCATGCCTTTAGCAAAGGAATCACTTTCTTTGATACATCAGATATTTACGGGGCTGACCACGCAAACGAAAAACTAGTGGGGAAG GCATTGAAGCAGTTACCACGAGAAAAGATCCAGTTAGCGACAAAATTTGGAGTCGTGAAAATTGACCAGACCGGGATGGTTGTGAAGGGCACAGCTGAATATGTGCGTTCCTGTTGTGAGGCTAGCTTGAAGCGCCTTGACGTGGACTACATCGATCTCTACTATGTACACCGGATTGATAAATCAGTACCGATTGAGGAAACT ATGGGGGAACTTAAGAAATTAGTGGAGGAGGGTAAAATAAGATACATTGGATTATCAGAAGCGAGCCCAAATACAATAAGGAGGGCGCACGCTGTTCATCCTATCACTTCTGTACAAATGGAGTACTCCCTTTTGACACGCGACATCGAGGAGGAAATAATCCCAATTTGCAG GGAACTTGGAATTGGGATAGTTCCGTATTCCCCCACTGGTCGTGGTTTTTTTGGTGGCAAGGCTGTTGTAGGGAGTCTCCCTGCAAATAGCTCCTTG CAATCACATCCTAGGTTTACCGGGCAGAATTTAGAGAACAACAAGATCTTCTATATTCGTATAGAAGAGTTGGCTAAAAAGCATGGCTGCAGCCCTGTTCAACTCGCTCTTGCATGGGTTCTTCAAGGGGATGATATGGTTCCTATTCCTG GAACAACAAAGATTAAAAACCTTGACGAGAATATTGGTGCTCTGGGAGTGAAGCTGACTAAAGATGATGCACAACAGATTTCCGATGCAGTGCCGATACTTGAGGTGGCAGGGCCGAGAACATATGAAAGTTTCCTCCATGTCTCGTATCATTTTGCAGACACTCCGTTGCCAAAGGATGTGAAGTGA
- the LOC131325271 gene encoding hydroxycinnamoyltransferase-like encodes MAEKNSLVNVHSKLTVVSSRPIGPGKTHQLSPLDHAMGRHSIHIVFYYRTNPFLDCSDLASLRVSLSELLCSYPPVTGRLAAQQPAEDSHGGGGGDNYWVVKCNDAGVRMLRAKVGATLDEWLGFGSGSDERDLTVWEEMPDDPSIWSPFCIQISDFEGGGLAIGLSCSHMHADQTSATLLVKSWAELQRGEPISQPPVFHQFPTPDSKPSPKTNTMLSKFYASKPKDHVPKRQMATATFRFPDAKMKQCLSEIHMECPDATPFDVLLALFWTRVVRLNPPVEQNHSHYLTICRDSRKLIHPPLPIGYFGNALHFSRLSLDTEALQSWGLECVAGKVHNHVASVEEEELCSVMDCFERKKGEELERYELPFVMYGPELTCVSLEHMIIPGGPKGSTTTCESLMYEAMFRKDEKPVHVSYHVGNVEGEGLITVMPSPEGGLGRTVTVTLPVDQIAKLCEDEAVLDLDPTMLMNGKR; translated from the exons ATGGCAGAGAAGAACAGCCTTGTGAATGTTCATTCAAAGCTAACGGTGGTGTCAAGCAGGCCAATAGGGCCGGGTAAGACCCACCAACTCTCTCCACTGGACCACGCCATGGGTCGCCACAGCATCCACATAGTGTTTTACTACCGCACCAACCCCTTCCTTGACTGCTCCGACCTGGCCAGTCTCCGGGTCTCGCTCTCGGAGCTCCTCTGCTCCTACCCGCCGGTCACGGGTCGGTTGGCAGCCCAACAACCGGCGGAGGATAGTcacggtggcggtggcggtgacAACTACTGGGTGGTGAAGTGCAACGACGCTGGTGTTAGAATGTTGAGGGCAAAGGTGGGGGCCACGCTTGATGAGTGGCTCGGATTTGGTAGTGGGTCCGATGAGAGAGATCTGACGGTGTGGGAGGAAATGCCTGATGATCCAAGTATATGGTCGCCGTTTTGCATCCAG ATAAGTGATTTTGAAGGAGGAGGGCTAGCAATAGGACTAAGCTGCAGCCACATGCATGCAGACCAAACTTCTGCAACACTGCTAGTCAAGTCATGGGCTGAGCTCCAACGAGGCGAACCCATTTCGCAACCTCCAGTCTTTCACCAGTTCCCAACACCAGATTCGAAACCATCTCCGAAAACCAATACTATGCTGTCGAAATTTTACGCAAGCAAGCCCAAAGACCATGTTCCTAAACGACAAATGGCGACTGCCACTTTCAGATTTCCCGACGCAAAGATGAAGCAATGCCTTTCTGAAATCCATATGGAATGCCCTGATGCCACCCCATTTGATGTGCTATTAGCGTTGTTTTGGACACGGGTGGTGAGATTGAATCCCCCTGTTGAACAAAACCATAGTCATTATCTCACTATTTGCAGAGACTCCAGGAAGCTCATCCATCCGCCTCTGCCTATCGGGTATTTTGGCAATGCATTACATTTCTCACGACTGTCGTTGGATACAGAAGCATTACAGAGTTGGGGGTTGGAATGCGTGGCGGGGAAAGTGCATAACCATGTGGCGAGTGTCGAAGAAGAAGAGCTGTGCTCGGTTATGGATTGTTTCGAACGGAAGAAAGGAGAGGAGCTGGAGCGATACGAGCTACCGTTTGTGATGTATGGCCCTGAACTAACATGCGTTAGCCTGGAACACATGATCATTCCAGGCGGTCCCAAGGGGAGTACTACTACGTGTGAGTCGTTGATGTATGAAGCAATGTTTAGGAAGGACGAGAAGCCAGTCCACGTGTCGTATCATGTTGGCAATGTGGAAGGGGAAGGGTTAATTACAGTCATGCCCTCACCGGAAGGAGGTCTAGGTCGGACCGTGACAGTGACACTGCCAGTGGATCAGATTGCTAAGCTGTGCGAGGACGAAGCTGTGTTGGACTTGGACCCAACTATGCTAATGAACGGAAAAAGATGA
- the LOC131325273 gene encoding perakine reductase-like isoform X1, which produces MAVEAVGIPQVNLGNQGLQVSKLGYGCMGLTGIYNSPVPEEDGIAILKHAFSKGITFFDTSDIYGADHANEKLVGKALKQLPREKIQLATKFGVVKIDQTGMVVKGTAEYVRSCCEASLKRLDVDYIDLYYVHRIDKSVPIEETMGELKKLVEEGKIRYIGLSEASPNTIRRAHAVHPITSVQMEYSLLTRDIEEEIIPICRELGIGIVPYSPTGRGFFGGKAVVGSLPANSSLQSHPRFTGQNLENNKIFYIRIEELAKKHGCSPVQLALAWVLQGDDMVPIPGTTKIKNLDENIGALGVKLTKDDAQQISDAVPILEVAGPRTYESFLHVSYHFADTPLPKDVK; this is translated from the exons GTCTCAAAATTGGGTTATGGCTGTATGGGGCTCACCGGAATCTACAATTCTCCAGTCCCTGAAGAAGATGGCATCGCCATCCTTAAGCATGCCTTTAGCAAAGGAATCACTTTCTTTGATACATCAGATATTTACGGGGCTGACCACGCAAACGAAAAACTAGTGGGGAAG GCATTGAAGCAGTTACCACGAGAAAAGATCCAGTTAGCGACAAAATTTGGAGTCGTGAAAATTGACCAGACCGGGATGGTTGTGAAGGGCACAGCTGAATATGTGCGTTCCTGTTGTGAGGCTAGCTTGAAGCGCCTTGACGTGGACTACATCGATCTCTACTATGTACACCGGATTGATAAATCAGTACCGATTGAGGAAACT ATGGGGGAACTTAAGAAATTAGTGGAGGAGGGTAAAATAAGATACATTGGATTATCAGAAGCGAGCCCAAATACAATAAGGAGGGCGCACGCTGTTCATCCTATCACTTCTGTACAAATGGAGTACTCCCTTTTGACACGCGACATCGAGGAGGAAATAATCCCAATTTGCAG GGAACTTGGAATTGGGATAGTTCCGTATTCCCCCACTGGTCGTGGTTTTTTTGGTGGCAAGGCTGTTGTAGGGAGTCTCCCTGCAAATAGCTCCTTG CAATCACATCCTAGGTTTACCGGGCAGAATTTAGAGAACAACAAGATCTTCTATATTCGTATAGAAGAGTTGGCTAAAAAGCATGGCTGCAGCCCTGTTCAACTCGCTCTTGCATGGGTTCTTCAAGGGGATGATATGGTTCCTATTCCTG GAACAACAAAGATTAAAAACCTTGACGAGAATATTGGTGCTCTGGGAGTGAAGCTGACTAAAGATGATGCACAACAGATTTCCGATGCAGTGCCGATACTTGAGGTGGCAGGGCCGAGAACATATGAAAGTTTCCTCCATGTCTCGTATCATTTTGCAGACACTCCGTTGCCAAAGGATGTGAAGTGA
- the LOC131325270 gene encoding probable ribose-5-phosphate isomerase 3, chloroplastic, translated as MAVLSLRSPPSLSSSSLHPTNNATSPTRLTLRAPTRPHRSIKALSSPTPAALTQDDLKRLAADKAVEYVRSGMVLGLGTGSTAAFVVAKLGALLKSGELTDIVGVPTSKRTQEQAASLGIPLSVLDDHPKLDLAIDGADEVDPNLDLVKGRGGALLREKMVEAASEKFVVVVDDSKLVTGLGGSGLAMPVEVVQFCWKYNLVRLQGLFDELGCEAKLRLDGGKPYVTDNMNYIVDLYFKTPIRDSEAAGREISAFEGVVEHGLFLGMTTAVIIAGKDGVSVKAK; from the coding sequence ATGGCCGTCTTATCCCTCCgctctcctccttctctctcctcctcctccctccacCCCACCAACAATGCCACATCCCCCACCCGCCTCACCCTGCGCGCCCCCACCCGTCCCCACAGATCAATCAAGGCCCTCTCCTCCCCAACCCCAGCAGCCCTAACCCAAGACGACCTCAAAAGACTGGCGGCCGATAAGGCCGTCGAGTACGTGCGCAGCGGAATGGTCCTCGGCCTCGGCACGGGCTCCACCGCCGCCTTCGTCGTCGCCAAGCTCGGCGCCCTCCTTAAATCCGGTGAATTGACCGACATCGTCGGCGTGCCCACCTCGAAGCGCACCCAGGAGCAGGCCGCCTCCCTCGGCATCCCCCTCTCCGTCCTTGACGACCACCCGAAGCTCGACCTCGCCATCGACGGCGCCGACGAGGTCGACCCCAACCTCGACCTCGTCAAGGGCCGCGGCGGCGCCCTCCTCAGAGAGAAGATGGTCGAGGCCGCCTCGGAGAagttcgtcgtcgtcgtcgatGACTCCAAATTGGTCACTGGTCTAGGGGGAAGTGGCTTGGCGATGCCGGTGGAGGTGGTGCAGTTCTGCTGGAAGTATAATTTGGTTAGGTTGCAGGGACTGTTTGATGAGTTAGGGTGTGAGGCTAAGCTGAGATTGGATGGGGGAAAACCCTACGTGACCGATAACATGAATTATATTGTGGATTTGTATTTCAAGACTCCGATTAGGGATTCGGAGGCGGCCGGGAGGGAGATTTCGGCCTTTGAAGGGGTGGTGGAGCATGGGTTGTTCCTCGGGATGACGACCGCGGTCATCATTGCCGGGAAGGATGGAGTGAGTGTCAAGGCCAAGTGA